From Pseudofrankia saprophytica, a single genomic window includes:
- a CDS encoding acyltransferase family protein: protein MSPSSGRHRAASRPRATPRSQARRDLPSLTGLRGAAATLVFVRHIDADVEEAIPMVPLGNIGYVGVMFFFMLSGFVLTWSARPGTRAQFYWRRFARIYPLYLVAIVLWLVVAWRFGMIGDFGSKPAAILPSLLLVQAWIPTQSIYFGWGGAVLWSLSCEAFFYLVFPLVYQRLVARTNAARIRAALLVVLPTAAVACLAGVVDSRLDLALYANPAVRVGEFVLGIVLGLLAQDGVRGTAGQRRTLAVLATAWLAVPIMLGYRYGDHSGLIDTLTLPSFAAIIFLVATREADGRRVPIASARPLVYFGVVSYAFYLIHPGALAVVTELGWFDTASAPAAALAILAGFSFSIALGAFLHHTVEKPAHRYLLRRFRGPRDQRVDLAVRPVEPDWAAAGAGVGPAYGAHDLAGSAAGAATWPLRRAGSDRSA, encoded by the coding sequence ATGTCGCCATCGTCCGGCCGCCACCGGGCCGCGTCCAGACCCAGAGCTACCCCGCGATCTCAGGCTCGCCGCGACCTGCCGTCGCTGACCGGTCTCCGAGGCGCCGCCGCCACCCTCGTGTTTGTCCGCCACATCGACGCGGATGTCGAGGAAGCAATTCCCATGGTGCCACTCGGCAACATCGGATACGTCGGTGTCATGTTCTTCTTCATGCTCTCGGGATTCGTGCTCACCTGGTCTGCCCGTCCGGGGACACGTGCCCAGTTCTACTGGCGTCGGTTCGCCAGGATCTACCCGCTGTACCTCGTCGCGATCGTGTTGTGGCTCGTCGTCGCCTGGCGGTTTGGGATGATCGGCGATTTCGGATCGAAACCCGCCGCCATTCTTCCGAGTCTTTTGCTCGTTCAGGCCTGGATTCCCACCCAGTCCATCTACTTCGGCTGGGGCGGCGCAGTGCTGTGGTCGCTGTCCTGTGAGGCGTTCTTCTACCTCGTCTTCCCACTCGTCTACCAGCGGCTCGTGGCCCGGACCAACGCGGCCCGGATCCGCGCGGCCCTCCTCGTCGTCCTGCCGACGGCGGCCGTGGCCTGCCTGGCCGGCGTGGTGGATTCCCGCCTCGACCTCGCCCTCTACGCCAACCCGGCGGTGCGGGTCGGCGAGTTTGTCCTCGGTATCGTGCTGGGCCTTCTGGCGCAGGACGGCGTGCGCGGCACAGCGGGACAGCGCCGGACGCTCGCCGTCCTCGCGACCGCCTGGCTAGCGGTCCCGATCATGCTCGGGTACCGCTATGGTGACCACTCGGGGCTCATCGACACCCTCACCCTGCCGTCGTTCGCGGCAATCATCTTCCTGGTCGCCACCCGGGAGGCGGACGGCCGCCGAGTACCCATCGCGAGTGCCCGCCCTCTCGTCTATTTCGGCGTGGTCTCCTACGCCTTCTATCTCATCCACCCCGGCGCACTCGCGGTCGTCACCGAACTCGGCTGGTTCGACACGGCCAGCGCGCCCGCGGCGGCTCTCGCCATACTCGCGGGTTTTTCCTTCTCCATCGCACTTGGCGCGTTCCTGCACCACACCGTGGAAAAGCCGGCCCACCGGTACCTGCTGCGTAGGTTCCGAGGCCCGCGCGATCAACGGGTCGATCTCGCCGTGCGCCCGGTCGAACCCGATTGGGCAGCGGCCGGCGCGGGTGTCGGCCCGGCGTACGGTGCGCACGACCTTGCCGGAAGCGCGGCGGGGGCAGCGACGTGGCCTCTGAGACGGGCCGGCTCAGACCGGTCGGCGTGA
- a CDS encoding TauD/TfdA dioxygenase family protein: MTVTTEAAAVAGAIPTVSSPPDVPFEVVPLSGNLGAEILGLDLRTLDDGVTAAVRAAWLHYKVVFFPGQNLTPREHLAFARRFGEPTEGHPVIPGLADQPEVFQIDYTQVRELAAVYGNVSDVSRGLDWHTDVTFVKRPPLGSILRAVEVPRAGGDTLFSNQEAAFDDLSPALQGFLSTLTAVHDGEDQFKAVLDLLGEGRWEGKTFTKLEAVEHPVVRTHPETGKRSLFVNPGFTSHIKELQRAESDALLAFLYQHSVRPEFTVRYHWQPGTIGFWDNRATQHAVVGDFGDAHRVIQRVTLRGDEPR, translated from the coding sequence ATGACCGTCACCACTGAGGCAGCGGCCGTCGCCGGCGCCATCCCGACCGTGTCCTCGCCGCCCGACGTGCCGTTCGAGGTCGTCCCGCTCTCGGGCAACCTTGGTGCCGAGATCCTCGGCCTCGACCTGCGCACCCTCGACGACGGCGTGACCGCGGCGGTCCGTGCCGCCTGGCTTCATTACAAGGTGGTCTTCTTCCCTGGCCAGAACCTGACGCCGCGGGAGCACCTCGCCTTCGCCCGTCGCTTCGGCGAGCCGACGGAGGGTCACCCGGTCATCCCCGGTCTGGCCGACCAGCCCGAGGTGTTCCAGATCGACTACACCCAGGTCAGGGAGCTGGCGGCGGTCTACGGCAATGTCAGCGACGTGTCACGCGGACTGGACTGGCATACCGACGTGACCTTCGTGAAGCGCCCACCGCTCGGCTCGATCCTCCGTGCGGTCGAGGTGCCCCGGGCCGGGGGCGACACGCTGTTCTCCAACCAGGAGGCCGCGTTCGACGATCTCAGCCCGGCGCTTCAGGGGTTTCTGAGCACGCTGACCGCCGTCCACGACGGCGAGGACCAGTTCAAGGCCGTCCTCGACCTGCTCGGCGAAGGCCGTTGGGAGGGCAAGACCTTCACCAAGCTCGAGGCGGTCGAGCACCCGGTCGTCCGCACGCACCCGGAGACCGGAAAGCGGTCGCTGTTCGTGAACCCGGGCTTCACCTCCCACATCAAGGAGCTGCAGCGCGCCGAGAGCGACGCGCTGCTCGCGTTCCTCTACCAGCACTCGGTACGCCCCGAGTTCACGGTGCGCTACCACTGGCAGCCGGGGACCATCGGCTTCTGGGACAACCGCGCGACCCAGCACGCCGTCGTCGGCGACTTCGGTGACGCGCACCGCGTGATCCAGCGCGTCACCCTGCGAGGCGACGAACCCCGCTGA
- a CDS encoding isopenicillin N synthase family dioxygenase, whose protein sequence is MDLSGWWSGEAAGREAVAAAVDRACRETGFLLLEGHGVPDAIMGAFVTRCDEFFALPVAEKLACVARKVPDGNNIGYTAFGEEASAYAEDNRTPPDLFEAMSFSRSDADRAPFDHYRAWYPANAWPPRPAGWEWAYRAYETAMARLAGAVLGAMGLALGMGERWLVDLCLDAPLSTRANFYTRPADAGDPLPGQLRRGEHTDFGVLTLLWTDGVPGLQIRQGDEWRDVNPGPGQLVANIGDLLAMWTNDRWTSTLHRVLPPPANATGPAARRSVAYFVDAYPGTLIEPVPTCVTADNPARFAPILAGDWLNLRARRQLASTAASTAASAGATSNFSGVRRLAG, encoded by the coding sequence GTGGACCTGAGCGGATGGTGGTCCGGCGAGGCGGCCGGGCGCGAGGCGGTCGCCGCGGCCGTCGACCGGGCCTGCCGCGAGACCGGGTTCCTGCTGCTGGAGGGCCACGGCGTGCCGGACGCGATCATGGGCGCGTTCGTGACGCGCTGCGACGAGTTCTTCGCGCTGCCCGTGGCGGAGAAACTCGCCTGCGTCGCGCGCAAGGTCCCCGACGGCAACAACATCGGCTACACCGCCTTCGGCGAGGAGGCGTCGGCCTACGCCGAGGACAACCGGACCCCGCCGGACCTGTTCGAGGCGATGAGCTTCAGCCGGTCCGACGCCGACCGCGCGCCGTTCGATCACTACCGAGCCTGGTACCCGGCGAACGCGTGGCCGCCCCGCCCGGCCGGCTGGGAGTGGGCGTACCGCGCCTACGAGACCGCGATGGCGCGGCTCGCCGGCGCGGTGCTCGGCGCGATGGGCCTCGCGCTCGGCATGGGCGAACGCTGGCTCGTCGACCTGTGCCTCGACGCGCCGCTGTCGACCCGGGCCAACTTCTACACCCGCCCCGCCGACGCCGGGGACCCGCTGCCCGGCCAGCTCCGTCGCGGTGAGCACACCGACTTCGGCGTGCTCACCCTGCTGTGGACCGACGGCGTGCCCGGCCTCCAGATCCGGCAAGGCGACGAATGGCGCGATGTGAACCCCGGACCGGGGCAGCTGGTGGCGAACATCGGTGACCTGCTCGCGATGTGGACCAACGACCGCTGGACCTCCACCCTGCACCGGGTGCTGCCTCCGCCGGCGAACGCCACGGGACCGGCCGCGCGCCGCAGCGTCGCCTACTTCGTCGACGCCTACCCCGGCACCCTGATCGAGCCCGTCCCCACCTGCGTCACCGCCGACAACCCGGCCCGCTTCGCCCCGATCCTCGCCGGCGATTGGCTCAACCTCCGGGCCCGCCGCCAGCTCGCCAGCACCGCCGCCAGCACCGCCGCCAGCGCCGGCGCCACCAGCAACTTCAGCGGGGTTCGTCGCCTCGCAGGGTGA
- a CDS encoding isopenicillin N synthase family dioxygenase: MNDVEAADLPSPSSPSAIFIEDRSTDGDASAGVATVTVVDVSAAIGAPAGSAGGAAGAQGLVESFRHTGFAVITGHEVDLGLFERFCAESADFFALPLDEKMRVGFPAPEVIRGYEPVPDQSGPARAPNLMESLLINQLEPVGDYPVGSPQAKLWRWPNLWPERPASLRPVWEDYYRAMTALGDRLLELVALGVGLPRDWFADKFDRHFNNLAANHYPPRVGGLADSPMLRNRPHTDHGALTLLYRPSEPGGLEVFADSRWWQVPFIPGSLVINIGDMLERWTGGLLPATPHRVVKGEDPSVGRYSVAYFQQPNPDALVAPALPVAAGRPDYSPVVAGEHISRKELGYHTVTAALNV; the protein is encoded by the coding sequence ATGTCGAGGCCGCCGACCTGCCGTCGCCGTCGTCGCCGTCGGCGATCTTCATCGAGGATCGCTCGACCGACGGCGACGCCAGCGCCGGCGTCGCGACGGTGACGGTCGTCGACGTCAGCGCCGCGATCGGCGCGCCGGCGGGCTCGGCGGGGGGGGCCGCGGGCGCCCAGGGCCTCGTCGAATCCTTCCGGCACACCGGCTTCGCGGTCATCACCGGCCATGAGGTCGACCTCGGCCTGTTCGAGCGGTTCTGCGCTGAGTCGGCGGACTTCTTCGCGCTGCCGCTGGACGAGAAGATGCGGGTCGGTTTCCCCGCGCCCGAGGTGATCCGGGGTTACGAGCCGGTACCTGACCAGTCGGGACCGGCGCGCGCGCCGAACCTGATGGAGTCGCTACTGATCAACCAACTGGAGCCGGTGGGTGACTACCCGGTGGGCAGCCCGCAGGCCAAGCTGTGGCGCTGGCCGAACCTGTGGCCCGAGCGCCCCGCGTCGCTGCGGCCGGTGTGGGAGGACTACTACCGGGCGATGACCGCGCTCGGTGACCGGCTCCTCGAGCTCGTCGCCCTGGGCGTCGGCCTGCCGCGCGACTGGTTCGCCGACAAGTTCGACCGCCACTTCAACAACCTCGCCGCCAACCACTACCCGCCCCGCGTCGGGGGCCTCGCCGACAGCCCGATGCTGCGCAACCGCCCGCACACCGACCACGGGGCGCTCACCCTCCTCTACCGGCCCAGCGAGCCGGGCGGGCTGGAGGTGTTCGCCGACAGCCGCTGGTGGCAGGTGCCGTTCATCCCCGGATCGCTGGTCATCAACATCGGCGACATGCTGGAGCGCTGGACGGGCGGCCTGTTGCCGGCCACCCCGCACCGCGTCGTCAAGGGCGAGGACCCGAGCGTCGGCCGCTACTCGGTCGCCTACTTCCAGCAGCCCAACCCCGACGCCCTCGTCGCCCCCGCCCTCCCCGTCGCCGCGGGCAGGCCCGACTACAGCCCGGTCGTCGCGGGCGAGCACATCTCCCGCAAGGAGCTCGGCTACCACACCGTCACGGCCGCGCTGAATGTCTGA